GTGTGTTGCGCAAATCATAGCGTTGATTGAGGAGGGTTTGTTGCTTATCGTTGATACCTTGTTTGGCATTGGACATGCGCTCTAGAACAGTTTGAAAACTCTCTTTATCAACAACCGGCATATAACTCGAAGGGAGCGGGGGGGCAGCGTGGGTTTTTAACAGGCAACTAAAGGAAAACAGTGCTAGCCACGAAGCTTTTTTTAACATAGGAAAGTCCATTTCTTAAAATTATTTTCATAAAATCATAAAATACTTGATGCCCCTTTACAATTGGTGCTTGAGAGTATTGGAGCCAGTTATTGTATAGTTTAATTCTTTATCATATCCAACGGCAAAATTACTAAAACTTTTAAACCTCCTTCCACCCGATTGGACAAGGTAATTTTTCCCTGGTGAAGTTGGATAATCTCTTTGGCAATGGTTAATCCTAACCCGGCACCACCTGTCTCTCGTGAACGGGATGTTTCGCCTCGGTAAAAAGGAAGAAAAACGCGCTCAATTTCATTGTCCTTTAAGCCCGTACCTTTATCCTCTATGGAAATCTCGACATGGTTTGCTTTTTTATCAAGAGTGACTTGGGCATGTTTCCCGTAATAGACGGCATTATTGATCAAATTAGAAAAAGCGCGTTTTAGCAGATTAAGAGAGCCAAAAAAAATCAGTTTATTTGCATTTGATTCAAATAGCACATCAAATTTCAAATCTGCGGTGTCTTCACAGAGAGATTGCAACATTGCAACCAGATCGAAACGTTGCTTTTTTTCCTCATCATGAGCTTCTTTGAAATAATCTAAGGTTTCTCGAATCATCATTTCCATGTCATTGATATCTCGCATCATTTTTTCGAAATGTTCATTTTCACTAAGGTATTCCATCCGTAATTTCAACCGGGTTAGAGGGGTACGTAGATCATGGGAAATAGCTGTGACCACTTGAGTGCGGTTTTGTAGGAGTTTGCTCATTTTCATTTGTAAGGCATTAATTTGGGTAAAGAGCATGCGTTGATCACTGTTCCCAGTTACAGGGATAGGGAGCCAATTTTCCTGGCTTTCGTTGTATTTAAGGCTTTGTATTAAAGTCTGGATTGGTTGATTGAGGTTTTTCACTGCCCAATAATTAATTAAAAAAAACATGAATAATAATCCTAAAAGGGCAACAGCCAACGCTATTCGCAAACTCATGTGGTTGTGTTGGGGGGGGATAAGGCTGAAATTAAGCCAAGCTTTTTCTTTAATAAAAACGGAAAGTTGCAATTGTTTATGTTGTTTCAATAAATCAAAAACGATAGGAGGTTGTAAATTTAATAAGGCATTATCTTGATAAAGTGGAGTTTCTGATAAGGTCATTTTTGACCAGGGAATTTTTTGTTTCTGCAATATCCGTGGCCAATTGGATTCAGGCTTCGATTGTAGCCGATGAACCAGTTTGATGATTGCCGGTACTGTATTAGGCGGTATAGCGGGCCTTAACGCAATGAAGATGAAGTATTGCATCAGGATAATGGAGGCCAATAAAACAAGGATATTGCCCGTGATCAGCATGGCATAGGTTTTTTTGGCAGAAGAGGTCAACTTGCTCATGATGAACTTACTTGGGCTTGTAATTGGTAACCGCCGCCTCTAATTGTTTTTAACAAGTCAGGGTTGCGCGGATCCAGTTCGATTTTTTTACGCAAACGGCCGATTAAGACATCAATGGTACGATCCATCGGATCACAATCCCTGTCATATAATAAATCGGTCAGTTGGTCACGGCTTAAGATGCGTCCTGGATGTTCTAAGAAGATGAGTAACAAATCGTATTCGCGCTGGCTTAATGCGATTGCAATTTCATCCTCATCAATAAGGCAATGTGTTTCCCTATCTAATTGCCAATTCGCAAAGCGTAATCTTGTCATGGGACTCAACCGTTTACTTGTTGGCAATTCACCATTGGTGCGCCTTAATTGCGCTTTTACGCGAGCTAATAATTCACGTGCACTAAACGGCTTAGTAATGTAATCATCAGCGCCCAGCTCCAATCCGGCAACACGATCGGCTGTACTGTCTGCAGCACTTAACATAAAAATGGGAATATCATAAGTTTGGCGAATGGTTTTACATAAACTCAAACCGTCTGGCCCGGGAAGCATGATATCAAGAATAATCAAATCAAAATTATTTTCGCGCAACAAAGGTGCTAAGTGATTCCCATTATGGGCATAAGTTGTCTTATAGCCATGTTGTGTTAAATAGTCGCTTATCAATAAACAAATTTCCTTGTCGTCATCGATGATTAGAATATGATTTCTTTTTGTGTTCATAGGCAATACTATTTAGAAATAACTCATTTCAGCGCTATTATATCACTCTTATGTAACAAGGTTGTTACATCTCAGAATCAGAGTATAAACCCAGTGCTAGGCCACATTTATTTTTGTTGAAAAACGATGACTACACCATTTTACAAACTTATGCTAGTAACCCATCGGCAAGGCCGGCCTATTGATAATTATCTACGGTTTATTAAAGAATGTGTCGAGGCTGGGGTTACAAGTATTCAACTCCGCGAGAAAGGGGCTTCACCCGAATTCTTATTGGATTATGCCCTGCAACTTAAAGTGTTGTTAGATAGTTACCAAGTCCCACTAATCATTAACGATAATGTTGACCTTGCTTTAGAGGTCGGTGCACATGGAGTACATTTAGGGCAATCCGATGGCTGCCCAGTCCATGCTCGTCAACGCTTAGGGGCTGACAAATGGCTAGGTTTGTCCATTGAAACAGAAGATGACTTAATCAGAGCTAATGCCAGCAGAGTAGATTATGTTGCTGCTAGCGCAGTTTTCCCAACAATCAATAAAGCAAATATTCGTACAATTTGGGGATTAAAAGGGTTAAACTCTTTGGTTAAAAATTCATTGCATCCGGTCATTGCGATTGGTGGTATAAATCAATACAACATCCATGAGGTGATGATGACCGGTGCGAAAGGCGTTGCGGTTATTGGCCAATTGCATGATGCCCCTGATCCTAGCCTCATGACGACTCATTTACGCCAATTAATTGATTCTTCGATGCACACTGATGTTGGGAGAAATAATGCACAATCTGATTAAAGAACTTAAGATATCCATGGCAAATTTACGTCAAAGCAAGCCTTTGGTTTTGTGCCTAACTAATTTTGTAACCATGGATTTGATGGCCAATAGTTTATTAGCGTTAGGCGCAGCCCCATTAATGACTCAATCTCTCGAGGAAGTCGAGGAGCTTGTGAACATTAGTCAAGCCGTTTACATCAACATCGGAACCCTTGATGAGCGTTTCTGTGAACGAGCACAGCGAGCAGCAACGGTCGCAAGGTTTCAAAAAAAAACGGTTATCCTAGATCCTGTGGGTGCTGGAGCAAGTCAGTTACGCACTGAGGCTGCAAAATCATTCCTTGCTTATGCTGATATTATTCGCGGTAATGCGAGTGAAATTTTGGCTTTGGTTGATGAAGCGGGTGAAACGAAAGGAGTAGAAGCATCTCGAAGTGTGAATCAGGCAGCCGCTGCAGCAAAAACACTCGCTTCTTCCTTGCACAAAGTGATTGTCGTCAGTGGGCCCATTGATTTGGTGACTAATAGTTCAGAAGAAATGAATCTTCCTTTTGGTTCACCATTGATGCCTTTAGTCACTGGAATGGGTTGTACATTAACCGCTGTCATCGCTGCTTTTGCTGCAACGTGTGAAAGCAAGTATAATGCATCCCTGCTTGCGACGGCTTATTTTGGTTTGTGTGGCCAAACAGCGTATCAGCAAACCCAAGAGCCAGGCAGTTTCAGGCAGGTATTTGTGGATCGCTTATTTAAACCGGATTGGGATTTATTTAACCAATTTGTTCTACCTGTTGAGAAAATGGGCGAATATGCGTGTGATGCTTGACAAGGAAATGAAATGAGTATGCGACACAAAGCGTTATCGATTGCAGGATTTGATGGTTCTGGAGGAGCCGGTATTCAAGCTGATCTGAAAACGTTCTCCGCTTTTGGATGTTATGGGATGACAGTGTTAACGGCCTTACCTGTGCAAAATACCCAAGGTGTGAGATCCTGCTATGAACTGCCATTGCAGGCAATTAATGAGCAATTACATGCAATCTTTGACGATATAAGGCCGGACAGCATTAAAATTGGCATGTTGTTTAAAAGAGAAATAGTTGAACTTGTAGCTAATTTTATTGGCAAATATGCTCAAGGGATTCCTATTGTGCTAGATCCTGTGACCGTTGCTAAGAGTGGTGATCCTCTATTGAATCCAGATGCATTAGATGCTTTGAAAATGTGCCTTATACCCCAAACGACAATAATTACGCCCAATTTACCTGAGGCTGAGGCTTTACTAGGAGCAATGAGTTCGCCAGATATGTCTGAGATGGCGCAACAGCTGTTAGCATTGGGAACAGAGAATGTTTTGTTAAAAGGCGGCCATTTAAAAGATCACTATTCGAATGATCTGTTCCTTAATAAATATGGTGATAAGTATTGGTTGGAAAGCTTAAGAATTCAATCTAAAAATACGCATGGCACAGGATGCACTCTCTCGGCAGCTATAGCTTCATGTTTGGCTCTTGGATTTGATGTTTTTGAGGCATGTCAAATGGCTAAAGCTTACATTTCCCGTGCGATTGGCGCTGCAAAAGATGAGAAAATAGGCAAAGGTTTTGGCCCGGTTCACCATTTTTATCATTTATGGCCACCAATTGAAAAAATTAAAATTGATTAGGTTGCTTCACACAAGCAGCTAGGTTGACGCTTAAGCGGCAACCACGGCTAAAGATTTTTCAAGAGGTTACTTCCTAGTTGTTGCTTTGCTAGATGGAGAGCACTGGACTTATTCCAACCAATTTGATTTTTTTCCACTTTTAGGACTATAACTTATTGAGGATAAAATTAAAAAGGATGGAATGATGCGTACCTTTCTGATTGCGATTCTAATCATAGCTGCGCTTTTAGTATTTTGGGTTGTTGGCATTTTTAACAGCCTAATTGGTTTGATTGAAACCATTAATAACAACAAAAGACAAATTGATATTCAGTTGGACCGGCGGTACAAAGTTTTCGAATCGTTGATAGAGACTGTTAAAAAGTACATGGATTATGAGCAGACCACTCTGAAAGATGTTGTGGCGCTGCGAAATCAAGCTCAAACCGCAAAAGCTGCGGGAGATGAAAAAGCTCGGATGGATGCCGAAAATGGTATCTCACAAATTGCCTCCCATTTAAATGTTGTGTTTGAGCAATACCCTGATCTCAAAGCCAACCAAAACGTTTTGCAATTGCAGGAAGAAATAGTAAATACGGAGAATAAGCTCGCTTATGCGAAACAGGCATACAACGACAGTGTGGAGCGCTATGAAGCTAAGAAAAAATCATTCTTTGAATCCATCGTCGTGAATTTTTTCCGCGATAAATTGGATAAAGCATTCGAATATTGGTCACTGCCTGAAGAGCAAATTAAGGCACGTGAAGATTACACTGTTAAATTTTGAGTTCATTTATGCCTTTATCCGACTACCATGCCTCCGTGGGCGATTGGCGTTTACAATTACGACGAAATGAACGCAAAACCCGGTGGGTTATTGCGCTCTTTCTTATCATCTACACTATAGTTGGTCTCATCGTGGATACCATTGTTTTAGAAGAAATGTACCCACAAATATCGATTGAACAATCATTCCTTGCTTTAGTCACCTTAAAGGCGACGCCTTATGCAACGATGCTTATGTTTAGCTTCGCCGTCATTTCGTTACTCATTACCTATGCAATGTATGACAAAATTATGTTGTTAGGCACCGATTCGCATGAAATTACCCCAGAAAACGCAAGGGATCTCCGAGAAAAGCAATTATATAACGTTGTTGAAGAGATGAAAGTGGCGGCAGGTTTAAGATACATGCCCAAAGTTTACCTTATCGAAGCAAATTATATGAATGCTTTTGCAAGTGGTTATAGCGAAAAATCGGCAATGGTTGCTATAACGCGGGGTTTAATGGAAAAGTTGGATCGTGCCGAGATGCAGGCTGTTATGGCGCATGAATTAAGCCATATTCGTCATCATGATATTAAGCTTACTCTCATGGTAGCCGTACTTTCTAATATTTTGCTTATTGTTGTCGATATTTTGTTTTATTCTTTCGTGTTTGGCCGAGATAACAGCAATAATAAGCGAGACCAAAATCAATTCGCCTTAGTCATTATTTTATTGCGTTACTTACTGCCTCTAATTACCGTTGTGTTAGCGCTCTTTTTAAGCCGCACGCGTGAATACATGGCCGATTCAGGGGCTGTTGAGCTAATGAGGGATAATGAGCCAATGGCACGCGCTTTACTAAAAATCTCGGAAGATAATCAACTTCATGCAGAACAGTATATCCAAGAATATGGGAATACGGCGCATGAGCAGATAAGGCAATCCTCCTATCTATTTGACCCTTCCAGTATTGATCCAGTGAAATCATTTAATAATGCATTTTCCACTCACCCTGCGATAGAAGATCGGCTTAAGGCGCTGGGTTTTACTAAGAAAAACTGAGCAAAAGAATTTTACAAAAGTGTTGTTCATGCCTACTATTTAAATAGGGATGCCGTTTAATTGAATAAAGGGAGTTTAATCATGTTAACATGGGCTCTGATTTTTTTAGTTGTTGCAATCGTTGCAGGGATATTCGGGTTCAGAGGCGTTGCCTCAACTGCTGTCGATATTGCTAAAGTTTTATTCTTTTTATTTATTGTCGTTTTCCTAGTTTTATTAATACTAAGCCTATTTGGTGTCGGTGGGCCAGTGCCTCCAGCAGCAAGTTAGCCTTATAGCCACTTTTTCCGCTTAAAATACTTGTATGGGATTAATGCCGATAAAATCATGAGTCCAATGGCAAAGAAATAACCCCACTTATAGTTAAGCTCAGGTATAAAACGAAAATTCATTCCGTAGATACTTGCGATGAGAGTGGGAGGGAGAAAGATAACAGCTGCAACTGAAAATATTTTAATAATGGCGTTTTGTTCAATATTAATCATCCCTAAAGTGGCATCAAGAAGAAAATTGACTTTGCTTGAAATGAAACTTGCATGGTCGCTCAAGGCACCTATATCTTTGCTTAAAGTTCCAAGCCGTGCATGTTCCTCGGTATCTAGCTCAGTGCCTACTGACTGACCAAAAAAGGGAATTAAACGGCTAAATGTAACCAAACATTCGCGTGCATAAGTATTTAAATCCGCGTTGGCGCCAATTTTTTGAATTAAATTCTGATAGTTGGGTTTTTCGCTGCCCTGAACGGCTAAATCAGGTCTGAAGATATGTTTGGAGTATTCTTCGAGGCGATGGCCAATCACTTCTAAAATATCGGCCAATCGATCAATAGTCGCCTCAAGTAATTCTATAAGCACAGTGGCGGCACGGTTTGGAACAAAATCGACACTGTGCAGCTGGGAGATAAACAATTTAAATGCCTGAGGTTCAATATAGCGTATAGTAATGAGCTGTTTTCTAGTGAATATAAAAGTAACCACATCATGCTGAGGATCGGGAGACGCTGATTGGGCAATCATCGAAGCAGTCATAAATAATGCCTCTTTCTGCTTATAAAGACGGCTAGATAGTTCAATTTCGGTCATTTCTTCCCGGGTGGGTATACTTATGGCTAATTGTTTTTCTAACAATAACTCTTCTGCTCGAGTCGGCCGGAGTAGATCAATCCAGATTGCGTCTCTCAATAAAGAAAGATTATCTTCCTTAATCTCATAGGCTTTCAGAGTTTCTTCACTCAAGTACGCAGTAATCATAAGATATTCAGAATGGAATTTATGATTAACTTAACTTACTTATTGACAATAGTCTATCACTGGAAATTCTAAGGGATGTTAGTAATTGCCAAAAGACACCCTAATTTATTGACGTTCTAATTGTCTAAGCAAAGTCAAAGCGGCTAAATGCCCAGTCTGTTCTATTGGGCAAAAATCCATAGCGACCGCAAACCCAATATGCTCATCGTCTGGCAAAGCGATTTCGCCATTTAAAAATGGTTTAATTTTTTTAATCATCGCTTGCATGGCGACATCATCAATGGAGGCAAAATGCAATTTTCTGCTCGATATCATTTCTTCTAAGGTTTTATGCAAAGCATATTTCAATAAGTACAAAGCCTGCTCCTGTGCATCATCGAGCATGTCCAGTGGAATTAGATTGAGTTCACTATATAAATGAGTCAGTTCATAATCATAAGGTGAAAAATCATGATGGAGGATATCCATTTGTTCTCGGTGATTGGATTGACACCTGAAGAAAAAAAGTACGCTATTCTCGCCATGGAGCTCAGTGATTTTAAAGAATCCTTGAAAAATAAAGGGCGGATTCCAAACTGCAACTAGGACAAGGGTTTCGATGTTTAAGGCTGTCAATTTCTTCATGATAATATTGTAAGCGCCTTAATAAAGAGGAGTTAAAGGCTCGCAGAGTCCTGCGAGCCCATCCTAGATGGCTACATTGGGATGCCATTGTTAGGTTTATCGACTACGACAAAGTTTTCATCGAGATCATCTGTTTCTTCTAATTCTTTTTCTGCACTATCTGTATGGGAAGATTGCGCAGGCTGAGGTGCGGGTTTTGACCAAATGGAACCTAAAAAACTTCGGGTATAATCACCGAAATGGTACCGACGGCTCTCTGGTTTAGCCACAGCGGTCTCAGCAGATTTTGCTGCTTCTATATCTGAACCAACATTCGCAGTGTCAGCTGAGCCCGAATTAATTTGTTCTAAAGATTCACTCACTGGTACGGAAGAAGCAGGTCTTGATTTTTCCTCTTTCTTGGGAGAAACAGGTGCTGGTGTCACAGATTCCGAAGCTTGTGTGAAATATCGATAGAGTGGGCGGAGCACCAAATCCCCAACCTCATAAGGTTTTACCACCGTAGAAGGCATTGAAGAATTTGCAACCAATAGTTTCTCCCGAACGGTTTTTAGGAGGTGGGAAAGATCTTCAATTTGATCTGAGGACAGTCCTTTGGTTGAAGAAATAGCTGAAGCTATCAGCATTGAGTAACGAGGACCTCGTTGAAACGGCTGAATAAGAAAGGAAGCTAAATCAAGATGGAGCGAATTGTTAAGAGTCACGTATTGTTTAATGTCCTGAAAAAGCTTAGGGTTGGTTGCGTCTTCTTTAGCAAAAGCGGTATAAAGGCTGCAACACTTAGGATAAAGACTAAAAAAGGCTTTTAATAATTGGGTTCGTTGCTCTCTTAATTTCCTGATCTCGACTGGATCAGCTTCGAATAAAACAGCTTTTTCAACGTTTTCAAGGAGCTTGTCTGATATAATTTTTAATTGAGGAACAATTTCTTTAAATTCCACTAATACGGGAATGTCATTGACTAGATCAGGACGTGACAAAACAGAATTTAGGAATCCTAACGCTTCGTTATATGACCGTTCAGTAGCAATCATTTCTTGAATGACGTGATCTTCAGCTAAACTTTTTTTACCTTCAACACGTTCCTCATCCGCTTCTGGAGAGACAGACTTAATTTCATCAATCGCTGGGGATTCATCCATGCCATCACCGGCTTCTGAGAATGAATAACTAACTTCCTCAGAAACTACGGTTGAGGTTTTGTCTTGCTCTATCATTTGTCTTGTTTCTTGACTGGATTGCATTGAAAATACTCCTACAAATTGAAAATAATTTGCGCATTTTACCTGAAAAAAATTAAGACATTATTAAGGCTTTAAAAATGGACAAAAAGGGGCTCTGTGCTGGACAAAAAGCTAAAGTGAACATGCTGATTAGTTATGGAATGGAAAAGTAACTCGCTGATTTAAAAGGAAATAAGTATACTTCGATTCGCGAAATGGAGGTATACATGAAAGAAATCAGCGAGTTGCGTTAAATATTAAAGCAGCGGTTAAATTGGCACAAGTCACGGATTGATTTTTTTGCACAAGCCCTTATTGGGTTATTTATATGCCGAACGATCAATTTTAGGGAAATAGCAGTTAGTATGCCTGCAGCAACGGAAATTGAATCGCGTTATAAGCGGATTTATCGATTTTTCTCTGGTTTTTCTTTTGATTTTACTCAGATAGCTCGCTGGCTTTTTCATCTATTTTTTACACCAGAAGATAGATTATATTTGAGCATTGATCGCACGAACTGGTATTTTGGTAAAGCTAAGATCAATATATTTATGCTCTCAATTTGCTATGAAGGCATTGCTATACCCA
The genomic region above belongs to Legionella micdadei and contains:
- a CDS encoding RhoGEF domain-containing protein, giving the protein MQSSQETRQMIEQDKTSTVVSEEVSYSFSEAGDGMDESPAIDEIKSVSPEADEERVEGKKSLAEDHVIQEMIATERSYNEALGFLNSVLSRPDLVNDIPVLVEFKEIVPQLKIISDKLLENVEKAVLFEADPVEIRKLREQRTQLLKAFFSLYPKCCSLYTAFAKEDATNPKLFQDIKQYVTLNNSLHLDLASFLIQPFQRGPRYSMLIASAISSTKGLSSDQIEDLSHLLKTVREKLLVANSSMPSTVVKPYEVGDLVLRPLYRYFTQASESVTPAPVSPKKEEKSRPASSVPVSESLEQINSGSADTANVGSDIEAAKSAETAVAKPESRRYHFGDYTRSFLGSIWSKPAPQPAQSSHTDSAEKELEETDDLDENFVVVDKPNNGIPM
- a CDS encoding sensor histidine kinase; amino-acid sequence: MSKLTSSAKKTYAMLITGNILVLLASIILMQYFIFIALRPAIPPNTVPAIIKLVHRLQSKPESNWPRILQKQKIPWSKMTLSETPLYQDNALLNLQPPIVFDLLKQHKQLQLSVFIKEKAWLNFSLIPPQHNHMSLRIALAVALLGLLFMFFLINYWAVKNLNQPIQTLIQSLKYNESQENWLPIPVTGNSDQRMLFTQINALQMKMSKLLQNRTQVVTAISHDLRTPLTRLKLRMEYLSENEHFEKMMRDINDMEMMIRETLDYFKEAHDEEKKQRFDLVAMLQSLCEDTADLKFDVLFESNANKLIFFGSLNLLKRAFSNLINNAVYYGKHAQVTLDKKANHVEISIEDKGTGLKDNEIERVFLPFYRGETSRSRETGGAGLGLTIAKEIIQLHQGKITLSNRVEGGLKVLVILPLDMIKN
- a CDS encoding DUF1328 domain-containing protein codes for the protein MLTWALIFLVVAIVAGIFGFRGVASTAVDIAKVLFFLFIVVFLVLLILSLFGVGGPVPPAAS
- the thiM gene encoding hydroxyethylthiazole kinase; its protein translation is MHNLIKELKISMANLRQSKPLVLCLTNFVTMDLMANSLLALGAAPLMTQSLEEVEELVNISQAVYINIGTLDERFCERAQRAATVARFQKKTVILDPVGAGASQLRTEAAKSFLAYADIIRGNASEILALVDEAGETKGVEASRSVNQAAAAAKTLASSLHKVIVVSGPIDLVTNSSEEMNLPFGSPLMPLVTGMGCTLTAVIAAFAATCESKYNASLLATAYFGLCGQTAYQQTQEPGSFRQVFVDRLFKPDWDLFNQFVLPVEKMGEYACDA
- the thiE gene encoding thiamine phosphate synthase, whose protein sequence is MTTPFYKLMLVTHRQGRPIDNYLRFIKECVEAGVTSIQLREKGASPEFLLDYALQLKVLLDSYQVPLIINDNVDLALEVGAHGVHLGQSDGCPVHARQRLGADKWLGLSIETEDDLIRANASRVDYVAASAVFPTINKANIRTIWGLKGLNSLVKNSLHPVIAIGGINQYNIHEVMMTGAKGVAVIGQLHDAPDPSLMTTHLRQLIDSSMHTDVGRNNAQSD
- a CDS encoding magnesium transporter CorA family protein; this encodes MITAYLSEETLKAYEIKEDNLSLLRDAIWIDLLRPTRAEELLLEKQLAISIPTREEMTEIELSSRLYKQKEALFMTASMIAQSASPDPQHDVVTFIFTRKQLITIRYIEPQAFKLFISQLHSVDFVPNRAATVLIELLEATIDRLADILEVIGHRLEEYSKHIFRPDLAVQGSEKPNYQNLIQKIGANADLNTYARECLVTFSRLIPFFGQSVGTELDTEEHARLGTLSKDIGALSDHASFISSKVNFLLDATLGMINIEQNAIIKIFSVAAVIFLPPTLIASIYGMNFRFIPELNYKWGYFFAIGLMILSALIPYKYFKRKKWL
- the thiD gene encoding bifunctional hydroxymethylpyrimidine kinase/phosphomethylpyrimidine kinase; the protein is MSMRHKALSIAGFDGSGGAGIQADLKTFSAFGCYGMTVLTALPVQNTQGVRSCYELPLQAINEQLHAIFDDIRPDSIKIGMLFKREIVELVANFIGKYAQGIPIVLDPVTVAKSGDPLLNPDALDALKMCLIPQTTIITPNLPEAEALLGAMSSPDMSEMAQQLLALGTENVLLKGGHLKDHYSNDLFLNKYGDKYWLESLRIQSKNTHGTGCTLSAAIASCLALGFDVFEACQMAKAYISRAIGAAKDEKIGKGFGPVHHFYHLWPPIEKIKID
- a CDS encoding response regulator transcription factor, whose amino-acid sequence is MNTKRNHILIIDDDKEICLLISDYLTQHGYKTTYAHNGNHLAPLLRENNFDLIILDIMLPGPDGLSLCKTIRQTYDIPIFMLSAADSTADRVAGLELGADDYITKPFSARELLARVKAQLRRTNGELPTSKRLSPMTRLRFANWQLDRETHCLIDEDEIAIALSQREYDLLLIFLEHPGRILSRDQLTDLLYDRDCDPMDRTIDVLIGRLRKKIELDPRNPDLLKTIRGGGYQLQAQVSSS
- a CDS encoding LemA family protein, translating into MRTFLIAILIIAALLVFWVVGIFNSLIGLIETINNNKRQIDIQLDRRYKVFESLIETVKKYMDYEQTTLKDVVALRNQAQTAKAAGDEKARMDAENGISQIASHLNVVFEQYPDLKANQNVLQLQEEIVNTENKLAYAKQAYNDSVERYEAKKKSFFESIVVNFFRDKLDKAFEYWSLPEEQIKAREDYTVKF
- the htpX gene encoding zinc metalloprotease HtpX codes for the protein MPLSDYHASVGDWRLQLRRNERKTRWVIALFLIIYTIVGLIVDTIVLEEMYPQISIEQSFLALVTLKATPYATMLMFSFAVISLLITYAMYDKIMLLGTDSHEITPENARDLREKQLYNVVEEMKVAAGLRYMPKVYLIEANYMNAFASGYSEKSAMVAITRGLMEKLDRAEMQAVMAHELSHIRHHDIKLTLMVAVLSNILLIVVDILFYSFVFGRDNSNNKRDQNQFALVIILLRYLLPLITVVLALFLSRTREYMADSGAVELMRDNEPMARALLKISEDNQLHAEQYIQEYGNTAHEQIRQSSYLFDPSSIDPVKSFNNAFSTHPAIEDRLKALGFTKKN